The following proteins are encoded in a genomic region of Nocardioides sp. cx-173:
- a CDS encoding polysaccharide biosynthesis tyrosine autokinase encodes MDVRGYLRLLGQRWVLIVSVALAVVAGAVAVTYTTSPEYASTARLYVATAKSSSIDAYRAGELSEQRIASYSELSRSRELAAAVIERLGLAMDPGQLAGQVTTEVVPKTVILALTVTAPDPAQAQSLTQGYAAVFIDMIRELETPQGLKSSPIKATIVDSAALSSEPVSPQPGKSLGLAVVVGLLFGLSYAVLRDSLDETITSIAELALLSDAPLLATINYDAGIARSRLITSVSPYSPSIESFRVLRTNLQFADVDARRRVVVVTSALQAEGKTTAALNLALALAAAGQRTLLIEGDLRRSQAASALGMDGSVGLTSILVGDVSADDAIQRHLNTPLDLLASGAPPPNPTELIQSKRMAELLAWARTTYDKVIIDAPGLLPVTDAAILASLSDGVMIVVRHGKSTPAHLRSAVDRLNSVDANILGLVFCMVPERGVPTARRYSATVTS; translated from the coding sequence GTGGATGTGCGCGGCTACCTTCGGCTTCTCGGGCAGCGCTGGGTCCTGATCGTCTCCGTGGCCCTGGCTGTCGTAGCCGGGGCTGTCGCGGTCACCTACACAACGTCCCCGGAGTACGCCTCGACGGCGCGCCTATACGTCGCCACGGCAAAGTCCAGCTCAATCGATGCGTACCGAGCCGGCGAATTGTCCGAGCAAAGAATCGCCTCGTACAGCGAGCTTTCTCGGAGCCGAGAGTTGGCCGCAGCAGTCATCGAGAGGCTCGGCCTCGCGATGGACCCCGGTCAGCTTGCTGGCCAGGTGACGACGGAGGTCGTACCGAAGACCGTCATCCTCGCCCTGACAGTGACGGCACCGGATCCAGCTCAGGCGCAGTCGCTCACCCAGGGCTACGCAGCGGTGTTCATCGACATGATCCGGGAGCTGGAGACCCCGCAAGGACTGAAGTCGTCGCCAATCAAGGCCACCATCGTGGATTCGGCTGCTCTCTCGAGCGAGCCGGTGTCGCCTCAGCCTGGTAAGAGCCTCGGACTCGCGGTCGTCGTCGGGCTCCTATTCGGTCTCAGCTACGCCGTACTGAGGGACTCTTTGGACGAAACCATCACCTCGATTGCCGAGCTCGCACTCCTCTCCGACGCTCCTCTGCTCGCAACGATTAACTACGACGCCGGAATCGCGCGAAGCCGTCTCATCACATCTGTATCTCCTTACTCGCCAAGCATTGAGTCCTTCCGCGTTCTCCGGACGAACCTGCAGTTCGCGGACGTCGACGCCAGGCGACGCGTGGTCGTCGTCACGTCAGCGCTGCAGGCAGAGGGGAAGACGACCGCGGCGCTCAACCTGGCCCTGGCCCTAGCGGCGGCCGGGCAGCGGACGCTCCTGATCGAGGGCGACCTCCGACGATCTCAGGCCGCCTCGGCCCTCGGCATGGATGGTTCTGTGGGGTTGACCAGCATCCTCGTTGGTGACGTCAGTGCGGACGACGCCATCCAACGGCACCTCAACACCCCCTTGGATCTTCTCGCCAGTGGCGCGCCCCCTCCCAACCCGACCGAGCTCATCCAGTCAAAGCGCATGGCCGAACTACTGGCGTGGGCGCGGACGACCTACGACAAGGTCATCATCGACGCGCCTGGCTTGTTGCCTGTGACCGATGCAGCAATCCTCGCCTCACTCTCCGACGGTGTAATGATCGTCGTTCGGCACGGCAAGTCCACACCCGCCCATCTTCGTTCGGCCGTAGACAGGCTTAACAGCGTTGATGCGAACATCCTCGGCTTGGTCTTTTGCATGGTCCCGGAACGCGGGGTCCCGACAGCCCGCCGCTACAGCGCCACTGTCACCTCATGA